From one Nocardioides sp. Kera G14 genomic stretch:
- a CDS encoding TetR/AcrR family transcriptional regulator has protein sequence MVRELRSGRARGRRAGESHTREAILDAARDQFASHGYTQTSLRSVALAAAVDPSLVTHFFGSKEGLFAAAFTVLETLPEELLSRLHGAPVGERGRLLATTYLGAWEHPATGRALRALARAAGESATAAAIVRQTLESMSTVVGLQAAMGQLFGFAVARYVIQVEPLASLSLEDALEVVVPAIEATYAGG, from the coding sequence GTGGTGCGAGAGCTGCGCTCAGGACGAGCACGCGGCCGAAGGGCTGGCGAGTCGCACACCCGCGAGGCGATCCTCGACGCGGCGCGCGACCAGTTCGCATCGCACGGTTACACCCAGACCAGCCTGCGCTCCGTGGCCTTGGCCGCCGCGGTCGACCCCTCTCTCGTGACGCACTTCTTCGGCTCGAAGGAGGGCCTCTTCGCGGCGGCCTTCACCGTGCTCGAGACGCTGCCGGAGGAGTTGCTGAGCCGCCTGCATGGCGCTCCCGTCGGCGAGCGCGGTCGGCTCCTGGCCACCACCTACCTCGGCGCGTGGGAGCACCCCGCCACGGGCCGGGCCCTGCGTGCGCTGGCGCGTGCGGCCGGAGAGAGTGCCACCGCAGCAGCGATCGTTCGCCAGACCCTGGAGTCGATGTCGACCGTCGTCGGCCTCCAAGCGGCGATGGGCCAGCTCTTCGGGTTCGCCGTCGCCCGCTACGTCATCCAGGTCGAGCCGCTCGCCAGCCTCTCGCTCGAGGACGCCCTGGAGGTCGTGGTGCCGGCGATCGAGGCGACCTACGCCGGCGGGTAG